The genomic stretch TTGTAGGGTAACATTGGTAACTTTAAGATGCCCCATATTCTGTTTTTCGCAAAccgaatagggcatgacactgacactggcacccaAATCACATAAAGCTTTATCTATTACATGAGTGCCTATTGTACAGGAAATTGAAAAACTACCAGGACCCTTCAGTTTTTGTGGAGACTTGCTTTGtaggagtgcactacactcttctgtAAAAGCAATGGTCTCTACCTCGTTAAAGCTCCTCTTACGGTTCAGGATGTCCTTCATAaacattgatacccgtcgttgtgagtaccaaagataaaatttataatctcctattaagactaacctaggctagtggtaacagggtcgaaccacaaggaggcagttgtaaattctagttgttctatgatcagtcaaaggtaactattatgggggttggttgaattggtctataactaataacaataagaagaaaataaactaaagatgcggattaaacagataaaagaaaggtactaggatggtcgggtcattacagcttcggcgaaagaaactaagtcggtctgaattaaacacaggtaaggcgggaaataagaggtcctctcggtccactcctaacaaatagcatctctcgatctcactagaggtccctaatgtcactaatactaactttcgtcctgaaaagtgactaatggtccaaactatacctatctttcgatcttggcacagtttagtcgagttaattgacggtcacataacctaccctacctttcggtctaatgggtcggtcacaaaaataggtatctaactggtcgcatgcattcgatttgttaaatacaagtttaaaaacaattaaaacgaagataaccttacaaggtcagtcgatcgaccaacaatgtcagtcgatcgactgacacgcgggttcagtccatgtctaatctaatgccgcctagccataaatcgcctacatcctagcactacagatttagctactcatggcgaaggtaaaaacaacaataaaactcatgacaattacggaattcatacttaaaataaaaggcaatgatgaagaaacgataattggcttgggaacactaactatcaattgTATACTAACAAAGAAAGCAATAAACGGGATTAGGGCAGGATGAATACCGAAAATTCAGAGGAAAGATTGGGTACAAGGCAGAATTCCAAAGCAAGAATCGATatagcaaaccctaattatccgaacaaactaaaactaaaacttaatgtattgtgatgtgaaacttaatgtgTTCTCTGATAAAAACTCGATGATTTATTCGATGTCTTTGctttacgttatatagcaaccaacgcaacaatcctctctaaaacctaaacttcacgggctttctaaatctcgtgcCTGAATCGAAGTCCGGTCGATCGATCaatatggcggtcgatcgactgaatactcagcaacagtagcttctggaacccgagccatggtcgatcgactgactaggctagtcgatcgactggatgagctgctacttgacttcttttaattcgtggacttgtctttcgggccttggattgtgcaccaagctcgttccttaagcaattcctttacgtcatttgcaatgcagattactcgggggcggattcggcttgatttcccgtcgaattcttcacatttctgcaataaagcacaaaatacggaagtagacggaaatagggagaaaagcaGCAAATAgcacacaaatgagctctgaaatgcgtgtaaaaagagatgtaaaacatcatataaatgacacgcatcaaatctccccaaaccaaaccttgcttgtccccaagcaagaactagactcgatctaatgacctaatggaacgagttcaatctcagagcgaattgacaactgtaaagcctaaaccaatttaatgcataaccaacaatcgattagaaatgtgaatcatgcaaacgaattataaagtcgtcaaaatCTTTGAATCAATGACTATagggacttatcaaattggactctcacgggtcgctcaaatcactcaattaagcacaggtgatatatttgtaagataggaagaattaattttgtagtgactctcacctaactacgacctatgaaaacatgccagcaataaaatatgaaaatgatctctacgaccgtacatacgcattccaaccaaacagatgaccattgacacatgccgaggtatatatatggaaatgtgaggtatgggtaagaagaggcaaaacattttatggtgaagtgggggtacaggtgatcaagctagtaccaaaatggaaccaagtggcaacatccaacttcttgctcaataacaaacgaaacggtgctataacgagcacaaaactcacaatctccaactatcaaatcaataaaactccccacaagatataaatgaaacatgggagcaaaaatcgccaaaggataaggattaaatcatgcgaattgatttttttctttttctttcacggacatcagtcgatcgacctaaatgagcagtcgatcgactgctctgaaCAGTACAGGacgtttttctctttttcatttctttttcgaatcatttttttcatttcttttttttttcttttttttctttcttttcatcttcccaacttcatctcaaaagagcaaatgccaccaaaaatgagtaacaatcccaaaaacaagactactagcttgacagaggtaggctatatgtaggatgtagtaaatgggacaaaaaggatatttttggcagtgtggagcttatgggcaaaatgagaaaaggaaacctctactacatgtgtcgacaaaccacaacccgaatgcatacaggtattaagtagatcaagttcatattcatgcaaattaaggaaacatgtctcataaggagtactactcacattcctagatgaactggtcatgaatgtcaccagttatgggctctaaagctcagaaaatatgatgtagcttgccaatttttaAAGTCAAGTCCAAAGTTCAGCAAATAgttcaacgaaaactcgtagatatgcatttacgattctactaatgacatgttaatcaagcagggctcaggcaaaacaggtgcaaatgcaaaatcatccttgaaatactaccgttccgactcgacctatataaacatgcattttatggaaatttttgaaatttttcaacttttttggaattttgtatatatgagaatgaaataaacaatgcaaggcaaaaatgtaaacgtgaatgcaagcaaatgatatgcgacgcaaaacccttccccaaaccaaatcgcacaatgtccccattgtgcaaaatcatgtaatgaagaaaaatggaaaacgggaatttgcgagaaaagggaaataaaacacaatgacataaagtaaagacttaggaactcacaagactttaagcgcagcaaaagaaaccttcccaaaccagcgtgagctaggaggtttcagtagccagcagtgctaccgatAAGTGTGCCTGAAAGACATAAATTACCACGCGTAAGACCGAAGAAAACAGTTTTGAAACGTAcaaattgtgcataaatgagacaaaagaagaaatagataatgcgACGGAAAAtgaagtggagtagaagactcccttagatccgcatatcgaccaaacacagcaggggagaggtcgtgaaaggatatagcagcagcagcagtcgatcgacctaacgaggcagtcgatcgaccagatggtCGTGAATagtagctcctgtaacccgcaactcagtcgatcgaccaatgataccagtcgatcgactgaaaacactgctgcagtgtcttatttcttcgtaattgctcaatgatttgagccaataagctctaaatacctgcaaatgcacaatagtacgcgcccgaaattgcgcaaaacccagaacgaagtctaaagtacttaaaaatcctaagcaatcaaaataaaagcgaagttttcgcgcacacaaaagcaatagaaaatagttcgaaagcaataaaatgaagtttataacgaactcgatcaactaatagttgatcaaaaaggaccacggtatggcccacttcgtcggcttcggctactagaggtagcctcaatggtgctcatcttatcgtTTGCACCCTTCCCACTTCGACAGACGGAGAATTTAGGCGATCGGCGTCGTCATCttcccaatcaaggactccctcaGAATCATCGGAgtccaaatcagcccatctcaccttggctggctcatcctctacttcttcatcagtcccatagcttaagcatcctaggcctcctctttgaatgatcggctgctTTACAGCTGGCGCAACTTGTAGtactcccttccccaaaccagctcctgcattatttaaagcaacagattcttcctccatcttgctcccaatctggggtggaggggttaatacagcagtagtaataggcaTGTCGGAAagtacaaagtacgatctcttttcagagaccgtattacaagtgacaggccacatgggatcctttttcttagccggctgggcaaaaacaatagagtgttttcccactttgaaagtcaaagtACCTAGACCGACGTCGATGATCGCACCAAAGaagtgtgcaaaaatggccttcccaaaatgatgggaatatggtcatcctcgggcatgtcaaggacaacaaagtcgacaggaagaaaaacttccctatcgggaggtatgtcctctaggactcctatgggctcgaccagcagatcggtcgaccatccgGACTGTCATCTCggtaatagcaaacctggtcgctttaagcttcctagctagactcaagggcatgacacttatgctagctcccaaatcacataaagccttttcgatagaaaaggtacctatgctacaagggacggaaaaactgcccgggtcctctaacttaaggggcgcagtgtgagacagataggaacaagactccttggtgagtgcgacagtgtgcactgtttcaagtgaccgctttttagacAACAAATTTTTTCATAAATTtggtgtaagcgggtacttggttaaccagctcaaggaaggggacttgcacattcagactacggataactttctcaaacttactgaaagatacctgttccttggttggcacgagtctctccggatatggggctgtaaggagcaccttagccctctcctctaattcgcgcgcgccggcgtctttggactttggctggaagtccgtcaccttttctttgttgaagctagacccctcctcagaccgtctcaaatgagacccattgaccgtcattggatcgaacttcggagccggatcgacccatcaaagatTCGGTGCGCCCCTAAAACTTTCGGGacggtggtaccccgaaacaagtggtctcgtagattagttggcattaaaggacgaaaatCTTCAAAGATCGCggtgatattggtcgatcgaccaccctcctcagtcgatcgactggattgcacagttccagaagctcctgtaacccgtaactcagtcgatcgactaggtatatcagtcgatcgactgattttcctggcagacgtctttttctttgaattgttcgttgaagctttctcttggcttgtttctggctcatctttctcgacagcatcctcaaccatggcaggaccgtcaagggtggacccgctcctcaaggtaatagcatttagggtctccttttgctcgggttgagtgggtaggtgtccgggagctcgagtgttacttttactagctagttgagcaatttggctctcaagtaacttcatcccggcctctcttgcttgggactcctttagcaacagattcttaagctcagaaaactcagaattttgtgattgttgctgctgcggcacataaggaggcttttggtattgctgttgcttttgatgcggaggcacatatggctgctgctgtggcggaggttgagttgggttttggacattctggctcctccaactcaagttcggatgcggtggctcgtagtaggagttgttctgcctatagtgttgaaaggcgaccaaagattcaaagggactagggcagttcttcgagacatggccctcaactccacatctttcacagacgaagggaccgtctgacacagcattgacttggtatatcccacccttagagactcctcctagctcatacttgtcaaatcttgcagtaagagcctcaagtgcagcaacagaggaagattcagcagctctcctctggttccctctcgaattcccatactcggccttgtgggtagcgagatcatcaatgattttccaccctttggttgctcccaaattttcagcgaatctcccattggcaaagacatccaaaatggccctctgatcgtcgtacaacccattgtagaaatgattgcacaaactccactttgcaatcccatggtgcggtatggtccgcaccaacttcttgaatcggacccatgcctcgtggaaattctcatctggcccttgtttaaagcccgtgatttgagctctaatagcgatcgtccttgaagcagagaagtacttcttgtagaacgccaatgtattccaatcagtgatctccagaACGGTcttgtccaaatccctataccattcccttgcggcatcacgaagggaaaagatgaacatggtctccttgatttgatcctgggtcacgccagctggtgggggaatggcgctgcagtagtcaatgaaggtctccatgtgcttagctgcatcttcatttgcagctcccccaaactggtttctctcgaccatagtaatgtaagcaggctttggttcgaatttcctagcttctcccggtaattcgaaccctttgtacaagtcggcggctgtcggctcagaaaaactagctatactcgcttcctcggccatgactggaatttctgggaAAATAACTGGTTCGGCTGAAGAGGTGGGTGAAGACTGTTGGTCTTCCTCAAACAGATCGTGCTCGAGATAGCTTGacagtactcggctcttcctctcgtcgacaatatccttcgtgctcgtctcaacccgcgcaaagatttctctatctcgagtcaaatggtaataattctccaccccgtgactgcgcataagatgaaactacaacaagaatataagaaaagtttaaggaacaaaagtccctTAAATCGAGAAAGACCGAAAATAAaagcaactaaaattaggactattgcctcccaaacaacggcgccaaaatttgatacccgtcgttgtgagtaccaaagataaaatttataatctcctattaagactaacctaggctagtggtaacagggtcgaaccacaaggaggcagttgtaaattctagttgttctatgatcagtcaaaggtaactattatgggggttggttgaattggtctataactaataacaataagaagaaaataaactaaagatgcggattaaacagataaaagaaaggtactaggatggtcgggtcattacgacTTTTCCATGGCGGcggcaaactaagtcggtctgaattaaacacgggtaaggcgggaaataagaggtcctctcggtccactcctaacaaatagcatctctcgatctcactataggtccctaatgtcactaatactaactttcgtcctgaaaagtgactaatggtccaaactatacctatctttcgatcttggcacagtttagtcgagttaattgacggtcacataacctaccctacctttcggtctaatgggtcggtcacaaaaataggtatctaactggtcgcatgcattcgatttgttaaatacaagtttaaaaacaattaaaacgaagataaccttacaaggtcggtcgatcgaccaacaatgtcgatcgatcgatccgaCACGCGGTTCGATCcatgtctaatctaatgccgcctagccataaatcgcctacatcctagcactacagatttagctactcatggcgaaggtaaaaacaacaataaaactcatgacaattacggaattcatacttaaaataaaaggcaatgatgaagaaacgataattggcttgggaacactaactatcaattgTATACTAACAAAGAAAGCAATAAACGGGATTAGGGCAGGATGAATACCGAAAATTCAGAGGAAAGATTGGGTACAAGGCAGAATTCCAAAGCAAGAATCGATatagcaaaccctaattatccgaacaaactaaaactaaaacttaatgtattgtgatgtgaaacttaatgtgTTCTCTCGATAAAAACTCGATGATTTATTCGATGTCTTCTTTGcattacgttatatagaaaccaACGCAACAATCctctctaaaacctaaacttcacgggctttctaaatctcgtgcTGGAATCGAAGTCCGTCGATCGATCaatatggcggtcgatcgatcaataCTCGCAAACAACGATAGCTTCGAACCCGAGCCATGGTCGATCGATGACTaggctagtcgatcgatcgatgagtttgctacttgacttcttttaattcgtggacttgtctttcgggccttggattgcgcaccaagctcgttccttaagcaattcctttacgtcatttgcaatgcagattactcgggggcggattcggcttgatttcccgtcgaattcttcacatttctgcaataaagcaaaaaatacggaagtagacggaaatagggagaaaagtAGCAAATAgcacacaaatgagctctgaaatgcgtgtaaaaagagatgtaaaacatcatataaatgacacgcatcaaacataGCATAAgggggtacctgggtaattagttcGGTAAAAGGTACAGTTACCTGAAGATTTTTGACGACCTCCAAGAATTTACCGAATTGTCGATCGACTGTTGTGTTCTTTAGGCGCCCTGGAAAAGGAACCTTGATAACGATTGGC from Silene latifolia isolate original U9 population chromosome 2, ASM4854445v1, whole genome shotgun sequence encodes the following:
- the LOC141641302 gene encoding uncharacterized protein LOC141641302, with the translated sequence MFMKDILNRKRSFNEVETIAFTEECSALLQSKSPQKLKGPGSFSISCTIGTHVIDKALCDLGASVSVMPYSVCEKQNMGHLKVTNVTLQMADRTVKRPLGVLEYVPIQIGDYRVTFNLASMLAKPMIEDTCYAVDIVDEYMFDYWTGSYLGDPLEALITLDDFA